The following proteins are co-located in the Labrys monachus genome:
- a CDS encoding carbohydrate ABC transporter permease has translation MHKPGARQAVLTYILIGAILIVFMVPIYLILASSLKPSVDMFSRPPSLFFKPTLQHYIDLFTLRPFVSNIANSLIVTLGSTAFSVSVGSLGAFALSRIRHRRIDDAAFWILSMRMFPPIAVVVPYYIIFKAIGLLDTPLALIIVYSTANIPLTVWLMKGFFDEVPEALEEAAQVDGYGIVEIFWRISLPLAAPGLAVCAVFCFIFSWNEFLFALMLTGSSAQTVTVAVMSFWSSDAVQWGQIMAGSFIILIPGVIFVLTCQKWLVKGLTLGSVK, from the coding sequence ATATCCTGATCGGGGCGATCCTGATCGTCTTCATGGTCCCCATCTACCTGATCCTGGCTTCCTCGCTGAAGCCGTCGGTGGACATGTTCTCGCGGCCGCCGAGCCTGTTCTTCAAGCCGACGCTGCAGCACTATATCGACCTGTTCACACTGCGGCCGTTCGTCTCCAACATCGCCAACAGCCTGATCGTCACCCTCGGCTCGACGGCGTTCAGCGTATCCGTGGGCTCGCTCGGCGCCTTCGCCCTGTCGCGCATCCGGCACCGGCGCATCGACGATGCCGCGTTCTGGATCCTGTCGATGCGGATGTTCCCGCCGATCGCGGTGGTGGTGCCCTATTACATCATCTTCAAGGCGATCGGCCTGCTCGACACGCCGCTGGCGCTGATCATCGTCTATTCGACGGCGAATATTCCGCTCACCGTCTGGCTGATGAAGGGCTTCTTCGACGAGGTGCCCGAGGCGCTGGAGGAAGCGGCCCAGGTGGACGGCTACGGCATCGTCGAGATCTTCTGGCGCATCTCGCTGCCCCTCGCAGCCCCCGGCCTCGCGGTCTGCGCCGTCTTCTGCTTCATCTTTTCCTGGAACGAGTTCCTCTTCGCCCTGATGCTCACCGGCTCGAGCGCGCAGACGGTCACGGTCGCCGTGATGTCGTTCTGGAGCAGCGACGCGGTGCAGTGGGGCCAGATCATGGCCGGCTCCTTCATCATCCTCATCCCCGGCGTGATCTTCGTGCTGACCTGCCAGAAATGGCTCGTCAAGGGACTGACGCTCGGCTCGGTCAAGTAG
- a CDS encoding ABC transporter ATP-binding protein translates to MASVSLSKVVKSFGAIKVVHGVDLDIQDGEFVVLLGPSGCGKTTTLRMVAGLEDVSGGEIRIGGEVINDKAPKDRKIAMVFQNYALYPHMTVRQNMEFALKPQKLSRQAVDGKIADVAAMLGLEALLQRRPAQLSGGQRQRVAMGRAMVRTPEVFLFDEPLSNLDAKLRTQVRMEIAKLHKQLGTTVIYVTHDQVEAMTLADKIVIMKDGHIEQVGSPEEVFAHPKNVFVATFIGSPAMNLFHTKVEGTDAGPVLVSPSLRFAVPAEWAAKLRPGEGVTLGIRPSDIRLARPDEAGAIDARVEVVEYLGVEALVDLRVGAQEFIAQMPAGVRPHPDQTVRIAFDPAGLHLFNSQSGRAL, encoded by the coding sequence TTGGCATCCGTCTCTCTTTCGAAGGTCGTCAAATCGTTCGGGGCCATCAAGGTGGTGCACGGCGTGGATCTCGACATCCAGGACGGCGAATTCGTCGTCCTGCTCGGGCCGTCCGGCTGCGGCAAGACCACGACGCTGCGCATGGTCGCCGGCCTGGAGGACGTCAGCGGCGGCGAGATCCGCATCGGCGGCGAGGTGATCAACGACAAGGCGCCGAAGGACAGGAAGATCGCCATGGTCTTCCAGAACTACGCGCTCTACCCGCACATGACCGTGCGCCAGAACATGGAATTCGCGCTCAAGCCGCAGAAGCTGTCCCGGCAGGCGGTGGACGGCAAGATCGCCGACGTCGCCGCCATGCTCGGTCTCGAGGCGCTGCTGCAGCGCAGGCCCGCCCAGCTCTCCGGCGGGCAGCGCCAGCGCGTCGCCATGGGCCGCGCGATGGTGCGTACGCCCGAGGTCTTCCTGTTCGACGAACCGCTGTCGAACCTCGACGCCAAGCTGCGCACCCAGGTTCGCATGGAGATCGCCAAGCTGCACAAGCAGCTCGGCACGACGGTGATCTATGTGACGCACGACCAGGTCGAGGCGATGACGCTCGCCGACAAGATCGTGATCATGAAGGACGGCCATATCGAGCAGGTCGGCTCGCCCGAGGAGGTCTTCGCCCATCCGAAGAACGTCTTCGTCGCCACCTTCATCGGCAGTCCCGCCATGAACCTCTTCCACACCAAGGTGGAGGGTACGGACGCCGGCCCGGTCCTGGTCTCGCCCTCGCTGCGCTTTGCGGTCCCCGCCGAATGGGCGGCGAAGCTCCGGCCGGGGGAGGGCGTCACGCTCGGCATCAGGCCGAGCGACATCCGGCTTGCCCGCCCGGACGAGGCCGGCGCGATCGATGCACGGGTGGAGGTGGTCGAATATCTCGGCGTCGAGGCCCTGGTCGACCTGCGCGTGGGCGCACAGGAGTTCATCGCGCAGATGCCGGCCGGCGTGCGGCCGCATCCCGATCAGACGGTCAGGATCGCCTTCGATCCGGCCGGGCTGCATCTTTTCAATTCGCAGAGCGGCCGGGCGCTCTGA
- a CDS encoding zinc-binding dehydrogenase, producing MIGREIIFPGKGVFALAASGDSGPLGRNEVRGRTLATLVSPGTELAWAMGENFPIRPGYAAVFEAEECGADVRDVAAGTRLFCMGPHRSFQQVDVRYTLPVPDGMTAQTAAIARLVGVSMTTLMTTRARPGDGVVICGAGPVGYLAAHIFGHAGYDVHVVEPDATRRRQAEASGLATHAAMPLDDPLLAGRVALVADCSGHEQAVLDGCRIVRQHGEVVMIGVPWHRRTEIHAHEILQAVFTNFVVLRSGWEWELPLLSRGFKWEELLEGYNNSAQSIFSGFRRALKWLAEGRIPLDGLVRTLSPGDPQALYGMLQARAIEEPFVVLDWREL from the coding sequence ATGATCGGCAGGGAAATCATCTTTCCGGGCAAGGGCGTGTTTGCGCTGGCGGCGAGCGGCGACAGCGGACCGCTCGGCCGCAACGAGGTGCGGGGCAGGACGCTGGCGACGCTCGTCAGCCCTGGCACGGAACTCGCCTGGGCCATGGGCGAGAATTTTCCGATCCGCCCCGGCTACGCCGCCGTGTTCGAGGCGGAGGAATGCGGCGCGGATGTGCGCGACGTTGCGGCGGGCACGCGCCTGTTCTGCATGGGGCCGCATCGGAGCTTCCAGCAGGTGGATGTCCGCTACACCCTGCCGGTGCCGGACGGCATGACCGCGCAGACCGCGGCGATCGCCCGCCTGGTCGGGGTTTCGATGACGACGCTGATGACGACGAGGGCGAGGCCGGGGGACGGCGTGGTCATCTGCGGCGCCGGCCCCGTCGGCTATCTCGCCGCCCATATCTTCGGGCATGCCGGATATGACGTGCATGTCGTCGAGCCTGACGCCACCCGGCGCCGGCAGGCCGAGGCATCCGGTCTTGCCACCCACGCCGCCATGCCGCTCGACGATCCCCTGCTGGCCGGCCGGGTCGCGCTCGTCGCCGATTGTTCCGGTCACGAGCAGGCGGTCCTCGACGGCTGCCGCATCGTGCGTCAGCACGGCGAGGTGGTGATGATCGGCGTTCCCTGGCACCGGCGCACCGAGATCCACGCGCATGAGATCCTGCAGGCCGTCTTCACCAATTTCGTGGTGCTGCGCAGCGGCTGGGAATGGGAACTGCCGCTGCTGTCCCGCGGTTTCAAATGGGAGGAACTGCTGGAGGGATACAACAACAGCGCCCAGAGCATCTTCTCGGGTTTCCGCAGGGCCCTGAAATGGCTGGCCGAAGGCCGCATCCCGCTCGACGGGCTGGTGCGCACCCTGTCTCCCGGCGATCCCCAGGCGCTCTACGGCATGCTGCAGGCCCGCGCGATCGAGGAGCCCTTCGTGGTCCTGGACTGGCGCGAACTCTAG